A window of Gemmatimonadota bacterium genomic DNA:
TTCGACTACGATGCGCCAATCGCCTTCGCGGTGAATGATGGGTTCAGAGACGCCGAATTGGTCGATGCGATTGCGGATGATTTCGAGGGCGCGCGCGACTACGTCTGTTTTTTCATCTTCTGAGAGATTGGTTTGATCCACTTCGAGGACGAGGTGAATACCCCCTTGCAAATCCAGTCCCAGGTTGATGGCTTGCTGCTTTACGCGCTCGCGCTCGTCTAAATTTTCCTGAGTTGTGTAGTAAAATTGGTAGGTGGGATAGAGATAAAAAAGTGCGAGCACTATGGTCGCACAGATGATTAACAAACGCCAGTATTCTCGGGTCATCGCAGGGGGTTACTCCGTTTATAGTGTGATTTACTGGTCGCGTTCAACGACGTGTTGAACCGCCAATACGAGTGCGTCGCGCGCGCTGGAGGTGTGTAGTGCGTTCAGGTTTTTGAGAGCGGATTGGGCATAAGAACGCGCTTCTTCTCGCGCGGCTTCTACGCCCCGATAGCGCTGGACAAAGCGAATGACTTCACGCCAGTCGCTGTCGGTTTCCACGCCGTTGAGCACTTTGTTGCGAATATGGGCAGCTTCGCCGTTTTTGCAGTTTGCCAGTGCCCGAATTAAGGGCAAGGTCAGTTTTTTTTCTCGAAGGTCGTTTCCCGTGGGCTTGCCCATGTTGTTTGTATTGCCCATCATGTCGAGGACGTCGTCGGTAATCTGAAAGGCGACGCCTATTTCGCTGCCGAAAGACGCCATGCGAGCGATCTGGGTGGGCGATCCTTTTCCCAAAATAGCACCCAATTCGCAAGCCAGCGCGAGTAGAGATGCGGTTTTCTGGTTGATCATGCGGAAATAGAGCGCGGCTTCACCCGAAGAAGATATTTCGCCTTCGAGAATTTCTCCTTCAACGACGCGCTGAATCGCGTGGGTCGTGGCGTTCATGACCGGTAGAGAGTTGAGGCCGACGAGCACTTGCATTGATTTGGCAAAGAGAAAATCGCCCATCAAAATGGCTGCGCGGTTGCCC
This region includes:
- a CDS encoding polyprenyl synthetase family protein — its product is MLDQIFAPIQYQIARFETRLEEIMTDSDVGGIQEMAYHVVKNRGRRFRPALAFLTAQAVGECSDAVIDAAVGVEIIQTASLIHDDVIDNAETRRGADVLHLQWGNRAAILMGDFLFAKSMQVLVGLNSLPVMNATTHAIQRVVEGEILEGEISSSGEAALYFRMINQKTASLLALACELGAILGKGSPTQIARMASFGSEIGVAFQITDDVLDMMGNTNNMGKPTGNDLREKKLTLPLIRALANCKNGEAAHIRNKVLNGVETDSDWREVIRFVQRYRGVEAAREEARSYAQSALKNLNALHTSSARDALVLAVQHVVERDQ